The proteins below come from a single Asanoa ferruginea genomic window:
- a CDS encoding DUF7158 domain-containing protein — protein sequence MTVAWVDGEPIHSDAVAAELGRLYRGPGGHALPTPETAEGRQLRRWVVQVLVVRDVLAAEAARRGLPASGPLADADRVALGSIAAAALARSPHAAGVFAAVTAGVAVSAAEVAAYRAANPELAAEEVRVVRHVRAGRPVNGGRPYRLRRAEALGPLVFAAPPGAVVTVGGDVLEVLDSAETGGQDLAAQLLGAARAAAFARWLDVQVRDRVRRAPGAEHPADPAQPDHTHRH from the coding sequence ATGACGGTGGCGTGGGTCGACGGCGAGCCGATCCATTCGGATGCCGTCGCCGCGGAGCTGGGTCGGCTCTATCGAGGGCCGGGCGGGCACGCGTTGCCGACGCCGGAAACCGCCGAGGGGCGGCAGCTTCGGCGGTGGGTGGTTCAGGTGCTGGTTGTTCGGGACGTCCTTGCCGCGGAGGCCGCGCGCCGGGGCCTGCCGGCGTCGGGTCCGCTGGCAGACGCGGATCGGGTGGCGTTGGGCAGCATCGCGGCCGCCGCGTTGGCCCGGTCGCCACACGCGGCGGGCGTCTTCGCCGCGGTGACGGCCGGCGTCGCGGTGAGCGCGGCCGAGGTTGCCGCCTACCGGGCGGCCAATCCGGAGTTGGCCGCCGAGGAGGTCCGGGTGGTTCGGCATGTCCGCGCCGGCCGGCCGGTCAACGGGGGCCGGCCGTATCGGCTGCGGCGTGCCGAGGCACTCGGGCCGCTGGTCTTCGCGGCCCCGCCCGGCGCGGTCGTCACGGTCGGTGGAGACGTGCTCGAGGTCCTCGACAGCGCCGAGACCGGCGGTCAAGACCTCGCCGCGCAGTTGCTCGGCGCCGCGCGCGCGGCGGCGTTCGCGCGGTGGCTCGATGTTCAGGTTCGCGACCGCGTCCGGCGCGCTCCCGGTGCCGAACACCCCGCCGACCCGGCGCAGCCCGACCACACCCACCGTCATTGA
- a CDS encoding ABC transporter substrate-binding protein, whose amino-acid sequence MQRRTLIKAAVAAAFTPALAACGGSDEKAAAGSQLASWDWLVSQADWMDNEIKLFQAAHGGNTIRKTTQVTDKYPDLFALAARSGTAPDVFQIARTPTIQEQVSNGWLLPLDKWATESWKSKFGPGWFGEGGNTFGGKTYSAPFNGAGSNLQLYCHHGLFKQAGLVNGDGTPQLPKTWDDVTRAAEAITSKGGGKAFGLGFGNSQGGALSWLTEIFTRGAGSVGGTNNLDYRVGKWTYSTDRNYADFINLLLDWKRRGFIFPTAMSASDEQARAFFAQGKFGMIVNGVWSQAAWKESKFTDYSLVTLPSPTATPQGYFYYGQGSSARMFGISAKTANPDAAFAWLDWLYSKDAGQRWVKAGLGLSAYAENNDPSLVDFAPFAQYVATSTTNLPGPDPILRNPELAKVKVAAVKPDINDVLAGLYTGQLKDIAGALSELDGRLNKAQEDGVAAAAKAGAKVSMTDYVFADWDPTKPYVVKPS is encoded by the coding sequence ATGCAACGACGTACGTTGATCAAGGCAGCCGTCGCGGCGGCCTTCACACCCGCCCTCGCCGCCTGTGGTGGTTCCGACGAGAAGGCGGCGGCCGGATCGCAGCTCGCGAGCTGGGACTGGCTGGTGAGCCAGGCCGACTGGATGGACAACGAGATCAAGCTGTTCCAGGCGGCGCACGGCGGCAACACGATCCGGAAGACCACCCAGGTCACCGACAAATACCCGGACCTGTTCGCGCTCGCGGCCCGCAGCGGCACGGCGCCGGACGTGTTCCAGATCGCGCGTACGCCGACGATCCAGGAGCAGGTCAGCAACGGCTGGCTGCTGCCGCTGGACAAGTGGGCCACCGAGTCGTGGAAGTCGAAGTTCGGCCCGGGCTGGTTCGGCGAGGGCGGCAACACCTTCGGTGGCAAGACCTACAGCGCGCCGTTCAACGGTGCCGGCTCCAACCTCCAGCTCTACTGCCACCACGGGCTGTTCAAGCAGGCCGGCCTGGTCAACGGCGACGGCACCCCGCAACTGCCGAAGACCTGGGACGACGTCACCCGCGCGGCCGAGGCGATCACCAGCAAGGGCGGCGGCAAGGCGTTCGGCCTAGGCTTCGGCAACTCGCAGGGCGGCGCGCTCTCCTGGTTGACGGAGATCTTCACCCGGGGCGCCGGCTCGGTGGGCGGCACGAACAACCTCGACTACCGGGTCGGCAAGTGGACCTACAGCACCGACCGCAACTATGCCGACTTCATCAACCTGCTGCTCGACTGGAAGCGGCGCGGGTTCATCTTCCCGACCGCCATGAGCGCCTCCGACGAGCAGGCCCGGGCGTTCTTCGCGCAGGGCAAGTTCGGCATGATCGTCAACGGGGTGTGGAGCCAGGCGGCCTGGAAGGAGTCGAAGTTCACCGACTACAGCCTCGTCACCCTCCCGTCGCCGACGGCGACGCCGCAGGGCTACTTCTACTACGGCCAGGGCAGCAGCGCCCGGATGTTCGGCATCTCGGCGAAGACGGCCAACCCGGACGCGGCCTTCGCGTGGCTCGACTGGCTCTACAGCAAGGACGCGGGGCAGCGCTGGGTGAAGGCGGGCCTGGGCCTGTCGGCGTACGCGGAGAACAACGACCCTTCGCTCGTCGACTTCGCGCCGTTCGCGCAATACGTGGCGACCTCGACCACCAACCTGCCGGGCCCCGACCCCATCCTGCGCAACCCGGAGCTGGCCAAGGTCAAGGTCGCCGCCGTGAAGCCCGACATCAACGACGTGCTCGCGGGCCTCTACACCGGCCAGCTCAAGGACATCGCCGGGGCGCTCTCGGAGCTCGACGGCCGGCTCAACAAGGCCCAGGAGGACGGGGTCGCGGCCGCCGCGAAGGCGGGTGCGAAGGTCAGCATGACCGACTACGTCTTCGCCGACTGGGACCCGACGAAGCCTTACGTGGTCAAGCCTTCCTGA
- a CDS encoding endo-1,4-beta-xylanase: MTPHRKLGTVFIAATLLSTALVLVAGPASAAAPVEVMPADALAAFNQFKGEPAPQVRILPVTHPDFSSALEITTTSAPTSSGLDGEYEIALGAEIGGAVKKGDAAVASFWARSVTPVAGSDSGQATFIFERDGGSYTKSANAPLKLGAQWQRFMFPFRMAEDYAPGDAHFQFWLGYGPQVLQVAGVSVLDYGQGDPAGFPAVTYAGRESTAAWRTAAAARIDQFRKGDLTVDVVDAAGHPVPGADVKVAMQDHDFDFGTAASAPWLVSDSPDGAKYRDVVAKDFNSVALGNDLKWNYWEDQATRTNNTLPALEWLKEQGHTVHGHNLVWGSWGLMPPDVRTLAGDPAALRARIDGHVTDEVSALKGIADEWDVVNEPYSEHNVTDILGSAEIGRWFELARQADPDALLYLNEYDLIEDNGWNLRKQKYIHDLLADLLAQGAPVDVLGIQGHFSGLQLTPPADLPALFDQYSSLGLPLEITEFDVATDDEQLQADYTRDFLTMAFSQPSITGVSSFGFWEPNIWNPLVAFYRPDWTPKPNLLALRDLVFKQWWTNATGKTATDGRYAVRGFQGHYLVTVTVNGVAKQVEVDMPTNAGASVKVVADGIGTTVRTDLGSTIVAGGFEHGTNGWTPLAPGAAAVTDAIGGTGAVRTSATPTSGSGLRQPVLGLTGGSNYTLAGWGRSNGPDNQCFIGVRGGPAPGTTSFQHTLNYRDESAYTQQVLAFTAPPGTGWAEVFLWQNPVPGGRTCTFDEVSLTPTVGTPPAPVAPPFVTPKLPGNTNTLANGAVEAGTTSGFYCLGGCGALSVVNSPVHSGTGALKVTGRSANWVGPAQGVTVGLNGRYDASAWVRLATPGTATAEIRLKVWTSTGQVTIPFGSAAVSDTGWTQIRGNNIPVSFTGSFSRAEWWIDTTAGTPDLLVDDLAFNVHASPPAGVDLLGNGDVETAGPGWYCFSPCTSSAVTAPVHTGQQALRATNRTYEWAGPAQGVQLTNGARYKTTAWIRLADGAPATTALIKAKLYFTDGTTTSVPLASGPVSAAGWTQVSANDIPLSWTKTLSRAEWWISTTSGADDLYVDDAALQPAGADRTTFAPVVPRDVCVVDNHNGTHTAYLGYNNPNAFGLPVPIGARNTFATTPADRGQPVAFLPFQRPRRVGVPFADTSSVTWQLGGQNASATATTTPCV; the protein is encoded by the coding sequence ATGACACCGCACAGAAAGCTCGGCACCGTCTTCATCGCCGCCACCCTGCTGAGCACGGCCCTCGTGCTGGTCGCCGGCCCGGCGAGCGCCGCCGCGCCGGTCGAGGTCATGCCCGCCGACGCACTTGCCGCCTTCAACCAATTCAAGGGCGAACCCGCGCCGCAGGTGCGGATCCTCCCGGTGACCCACCCCGACTTCAGCAGCGCGCTGGAGATCACCACCACGTCGGCACCGACCAGCTCCGGCCTCGACGGCGAATACGAGATCGCCCTGGGCGCCGAGATCGGCGGCGCGGTCAAGAAGGGCGACGCGGCGGTGGCCAGCTTCTGGGCCCGCAGCGTCACGCCGGTCGCCGGCAGCGACTCGGGCCAGGCGACGTTCATCTTCGAGCGCGACGGCGGCAGCTACACGAAGTCGGCCAACGCGCCGCTGAAGCTCGGCGCGCAGTGGCAGCGGTTCATGTTCCCGTTCCGGATGGCCGAGGACTACGCACCGGGTGACGCCCACTTCCAGTTCTGGCTGGGCTACGGGCCGCAGGTGTTGCAGGTCGCCGGCGTCTCGGTGCTCGACTACGGCCAGGGCGACCCGGCCGGGTTCCCCGCCGTCACCTACGCCGGCCGGGAGAGCACCGCGGCGTGGCGCACCGCCGCCGCGGCCCGGATCGACCAGTTTCGCAAGGGCGACCTCACGGTCGACGTCGTCGACGCCGCGGGCCACCCGGTGCCCGGCGCCGACGTCAAGGTCGCGATGCAGGACCACGACTTCGACTTCGGCACCGCCGCTTCGGCGCCGTGGCTGGTGTCGGACTCGCCGGACGGCGCCAAATACCGTGACGTGGTCGCGAAGGACTTCAACTCCGTCGCGCTCGGCAACGACCTGAAGTGGAACTACTGGGAGGACCAGGCCACCCGGACCAACAACACGCTGCCGGCGCTCGAGTGGCTCAAGGAGCAGGGCCACACCGTGCACGGGCACAACCTGGTCTGGGGCTCGTGGGGCCTCATGCCGCCCGACGTGCGCACGCTGGCCGGCGACCCGGCCGCGCTGCGGGCCCGGATCGACGGGCACGTCACCGACGAGGTCAGCGCGCTGAAGGGCATCGCCGACGAGTGGGACGTGGTCAACGAGCCCTACTCGGAGCACAACGTCACCGACATCCTCGGCTCGGCGGAGATCGGCCGCTGGTTCGAGCTGGCGCGGCAGGCCGACCCCGACGCGCTGCTCTACCTCAACGAGTACGACCTCATCGAGGACAACGGCTGGAACCTGCGCAAGCAGAAATACATCCACGACCTGCTCGCCGACCTGCTCGCGCAGGGCGCCCCGGTCGACGTGCTCGGCATCCAGGGCCACTTCAGCGGCCTGCAACTCACGCCGCCCGCCGACCTGCCCGCGCTCTTCGACCAATACAGCAGCCTCGGCCTGCCGCTCGAGATCACCGAGTTCGACGTGGCGACCGACGACGAGCAGTTGCAGGCCGACTACACCCGCGACTTCCTCACGATGGCCTTCAGCCAGCCGTCGATCACCGGCGTGAGCAGCTTCGGCTTCTGGGAGCCCAACATCTGGAACCCGCTGGTGGCGTTCTACCGGCCGGACTGGACCCCGAAGCCCAACCTGCTCGCCCTCCGCGACCTGGTCTTCAAGCAGTGGTGGACCAACGCGACCGGCAAGACGGCGACCGACGGCCGCTATGCCGTTCGCGGGTTCCAGGGCCACTACCTGGTGACCGTGACCGTCAACGGCGTCGCCAAGCAGGTCGAGGTCGACATGCCGACGAACGCGGGCGCCTCGGTGAAGGTGGTCGCCGACGGCATCGGCACCACCGTGCGCACCGACCTGGGCAGCACGATCGTGGCCGGCGGCTTCGAGCACGGCACCAACGGCTGGACGCCGCTGGCACCCGGCGCGGCCGCGGTCACCGACGCGATTGGCGGGACCGGGGCCGTGCGCACCTCGGCGACCCCCACCAGCGGCAGCGGCCTGCGCCAGCCCGTGCTCGGCCTGACCGGCGGCAGCAACTACACGCTTGCCGGCTGGGGCCGCTCCAACGGGCCGGACAACCAGTGCTTCATCGGCGTACGCGGTGGGCCCGCGCCCGGCACGACCAGCTTCCAGCACACGCTGAACTATCGCGACGAGTCGGCGTACACCCAGCAGGTTCTGGCCTTCACCGCGCCGCCGGGAACCGGCTGGGCCGAGGTGTTCCTCTGGCAGAACCCCGTGCCCGGTGGCCGCACCTGCACCTTCGACGAGGTGTCGCTGACCCCGACCGTCGGCACGCCGCCGGCACCGGTGGCACCGCCGTTCGTCACGCCGAAGCTGCCGGGCAACACCAACACGCTCGCCAACGGCGCTGTCGAGGCCGGCACCACCAGCGGCTTCTACTGCCTGGGCGGCTGCGGCGCGCTCTCGGTGGTGAACAGCCCCGTGCACAGCGGCACCGGCGCGCTCAAGGTGACCGGGCGGTCGGCCAACTGGGTCGGCCCGGCGCAGGGCGTGACGGTCGGGCTCAACGGCCGCTACGACGCGTCGGCGTGGGTCCGGCTCGCGACACCCGGCACGGCGACCGCCGAGATCCGGCTCAAGGTGTGGACCTCCACCGGTCAGGTGACGATCCCGTTCGGCTCGGCCGCGGTGAGCGACACCGGCTGGACGCAGATCCGGGGCAACAACATCCCGGTCTCGTTCACCGGCTCGTTCTCCCGGGCGGAGTGGTGGATCGACACCACTGCCGGCACGCCCGACCTGCTGGTCGACGACCTGGCGTTCAACGTGCACGCCTCGCCGCCCGCGGGGGTCGACCTGCTGGGCAACGGTGACGTCGAGACCGCGGGCCCCGGCTGGTATTGCTTCTCGCCCTGCACGTCGAGCGCGGTGACCGCCCCGGTGCACACGGGCCAGCAGGCGCTGCGGGCCACCAACCGCACCTACGAGTGGGCCGGGCCGGCGCAGGGCGTGCAGCTCACCAACGGCGCCCGCTACAAGACGACGGCGTGGATCCGGCTCGCCGACGGTGCACCGGCCACGACCGCGCTGATCAAGGCCAAGCTCTACTTCACCGACGGCACGACCACCTCGGTGCCGCTCGCCTCCGGCCCGGTCAGCGCGGCCGGCTGGACCCAGGTCTCCGCCAACGACATCCCGTTGAGCTGGACCAAGACGCTCAGCCGCGCGGAGTGGTGGATCAGCACCACCAGCGGGGCCGACGACCTCTACGTCGACGACGCCGCCCTGCAACCGGCGGGCGCCGATCGGACCACCTTCGCCCCGGTCGTGCCCCGGGACGTCTGCGTGGTCGACAACCACAACGGCACGCACACGGCGTACCTCGGCTACAACAACCCGAACGCGTTCGGGCTGCCCGTGCCGATCGGCGCCCGCAACACCTTCGCCACCACCCCCGCTGACCGCGGTCAACCCGTCGCGTTCCTGCCCTTCCAGCGCCCGCGCCGGGTGGGCGTCCCGTTCGCCGACACGTCCTCGGTGACGTGGCAACTCGGCGGGCAGAACGCCAGCGCGACCGCCACCACCACCCCTTGTGTCTGA
- a CDS encoding carbohydrate ABC transporter permease: MSSVATTVPPLSRPAAPAPLPARRRRRRPRAAMVMTHVALVVSGLAWMYPFLWTLGSSLKGTDEFFGRGLNPLPSQLLWSNYQQAWEQASFGTYFINTLLITIGTCVGTLLVTAMAGYVLARAPFPGRGIFLFLISATLFLPHGYTIIPIFDLMEKLGLLNSLFSIIIVQAAGGVVFGTFLFMGYFQTIDSELEDAAKVDGASFHQTFWRIMLPLSGPMLATVGLFTAISAWNSYFIPLVFTLARPEQRTLSVGMYAFIGENSTQWTLLCAGSIITLVPIIALFVMLQRFFVNGLAGAIKG, from the coding sequence ATGTCGTCCGTCGCCACCACCGTGCCCCCGCTGTCTCGACCCGCGGCGCCCGCTCCTTTGCCCGCCCGCCGCCGTCGTCGCCGACCCCGCGCCGCGATGGTGATGACCCACGTGGCGCTGGTGGTCAGCGGCCTCGCGTGGATGTATCCGTTCCTGTGGACGCTGGGCAGTTCGCTCAAGGGGACGGACGAGTTCTTCGGCCGTGGCCTCAACCCGCTGCCGTCGCAACTGCTGTGGAGCAACTACCAGCAGGCGTGGGAACAGGCGTCGTTCGGCACCTACTTCATCAACACCCTGCTGATCACGATCGGCACCTGCGTCGGCACCTTGCTGGTGACGGCGATGGCCGGCTATGTGCTGGCCCGCGCGCCATTCCCGGGCCGGGGCATCTTCCTGTTCCTCATCTCGGCGACGCTGTTCCTGCCGCACGGCTACACGATCATCCCGATCTTCGACCTGATGGAGAAGCTGGGCCTGCTCAACTCCCTCTTCTCGATCATCATCGTGCAGGCCGCCGGCGGCGTGGTCTTCGGGACGTTCCTGTTCATGGGCTATTTCCAGACCATCGACAGCGAGTTGGAAGACGCGGCGAAGGTGGATGGGGCGAGCTTCCACCAGACCTTCTGGCGCATCATGCTGCCGCTGTCGGGGCCGATGCTGGCGACGGTCGGCCTGTTCACCGCGATCAGCGCGTGGAACAGCTATTTCATCCCGTTGGTCTTCACGCTGGCCCGCCCGGAGCAACGGACGCTGTCCGTCGGCATGTATGCGTTCATCGGCGAGAACTCCACACAATGGACGTTGCTTTGTGCAGGATCGATTATCACGCTGGTCCCGATCATCGCCCTGTTCGTGATGCTGCAACGCTTCTTCGTCAACGGCCTAGCCGGCGCGATCAAGGGGTGA
- a CDS encoding VOC family protein — protein MTEEPNVISVMLIVPDADAAVAWYKAALGATELWNLGGVAGLEIGGAPFFLHQVNPENPAETSPGQAGVTSARIEMFTDDPDTIIERALAAGATAGSAIEDHVVPWGTHRQGGFTDPFGHKWSVGDRSPLDRAG, from the coding sequence ATGACCGAGGAACCAAACGTGATCTCCGTGATGCTCATCGTTCCCGACGCGGACGCCGCGGTTGCCTGGTACAAGGCGGCGCTGGGCGCGACCGAGCTGTGGAACCTCGGTGGCGTGGCCGGCCTCGAGATCGGCGGCGCACCCTTCTTCCTGCACCAGGTCAATCCCGAGAACCCCGCCGAGACCAGTCCCGGCCAGGCGGGAGTCACGAGCGCCCGCATCGAGATGTTCACGGACGACCCCGACACCATCATCGAACGCGCCCTCGCCGCCGGCGCCACTGCTGGATCGGCGATCGAGGATCACGTCGTGCCGTGGGGGACGCACCGCCAGGGCGGCTTCACGGACCCCTTCGGTCACAAGTGGTCCGTCGGCGACAGGTCACCCCTTGATCGCGCCGGCTAG
- a CDS encoding carbohydrate ABC transporter permease translates to MNVRRESLAGRMWTARWSYAYALPMLALLLVFIVYPIAASLGYTLYKWNGIGDPTDFVGLDNFRRVIDDSIFWGALKHTFLYVAIVVPVQLFLALGLALVLNQKKLKFASFYRTVFFLPVVTSAAVIGVVIQLLFSNFGDVINNILRDLHVTHGYIDWLGDPRFAMGIIIVIGIWHTLGYNLVYFLAGLQTIPEDLYEAAKLDGAGRFASFRYITVPMLRSVGIVIVLLALVGSFQVFDMVQVLTNGGPYFATEVVNTYIYHLAFGGTGDVDPDVGLASAASFFYGILLIALSVVQVVVLRSLARRRAAK, encoded by the coding sequence ATGAACGTGCGCCGCGAGTCGCTGGCCGGCCGGATGTGGACGGCCCGCTGGTCCTACGCCTACGCGCTGCCGATGCTGGCCCTGCTGCTGGTCTTCATCGTCTACCCGATCGCGGCGTCACTGGGCTACACGCTCTACAAGTGGAACGGCATCGGGGACCCGACCGACTTCGTCGGCCTCGACAACTTCCGCCGGGTCATCGACGACTCGATCTTCTGGGGCGCGCTCAAGCACACGTTCCTCTACGTCGCGATCGTCGTACCCGTGCAGCTTTTCCTGGCTCTCGGTCTGGCCCTGGTGCTCAACCAGAAGAAGCTCAAGTTCGCGTCGTTCTACCGCACCGTCTTCTTCCTGCCGGTGGTCACGTCGGCGGCGGTCATCGGCGTCGTCATCCAGTTGCTGTTCTCCAACTTCGGCGACGTCATCAACAACATCCTGCGCGACCTGCACGTGACGCATGGCTACATCGACTGGCTCGGCGACCCGCGGTTCGCGATGGGCATCATCATCGTGATCGGCATCTGGCACACGCTCGGCTACAACCTCGTCTACTTCCTGGCCGGCCTGCAGACCATTCCCGAGGATCTGTACGAGGCCGCCAAGCTCGACGGCGCCGGCCGGTTCGCGTCGTTCCGCTACATCACGGTGCCGATGCTCAGGTCGGTCGGAATCGTCATCGTGCTGCTCGCGCTCGTCGGCTCGTTCCAGGTCTTCGACATGGTGCAGGTGCTCACCAACGGCGGCCCCTATTTCGCGACCGAGGTCGTCAACACATACATCTACCACCTGGCATTCGGGGGTACGGGCGACGTCGACCCCGATGTCGGCCTCGCCTCGGCGGCGTCCTTCTTCTACGGGATCCTGCTGATCGCCCTCTCCGTCGTCCAGGTCGTGGTCCTGCGCTCGCTGGCGCGGCGCCGGGCCGCGAAATAG